The following are encoded together in the Peromyscus leucopus breed LL Stock chromosome 1, UCI_PerLeu_2.1, whole genome shotgun sequence genome:
- the Irf2bp1 gene encoding interferon regulatory factor 2-binding protein 1 — protein MASVQASRRQWCYLCDLPKMPWAMVWDFSEAVCRGCVNFEGADRIELLIDAARQLKRSHVLPEGRSPGPPALKHPTSKDLASAGSQGSQLPPPQAQAQPSGTGGSVSGPDRYDRATSSTRLALPSPALEYTLGSRLANGLGREEAVAEGARRALLGSIPSLMPPGLLAAAVSGLGGRALTLAPGLSPARPLFGSDFEKEKQQRNADCLAELNEAMRGRAEEWHGRPKAVREQLLALSACAPFNVRFKKDHGLVGRVFAFDATARPPGYEFELKLFTEYPCGSGNVYAGVLAVARQMFHDALREPGKALASSGFKYLEYERRHGSGEWRQLGELLTDGVRSFREPAPAEALPQQYPEPVQAALCGPPPRAPSRNLAPTPRRRKASPEPEGESGGKMTTEEQQQRHWVAPGGPYSTDTPGVPSPIAALKNVAEALGHSPKDPGGGGGPVRTGGASPAASSTTQPPTQHRLVARNGEAEVSPTAGAEAVSGGGSGTGATPGAPLCCTLCRERLEDTHFVQCPSVPGHKFCFPCSREFIKAQGPAGEVYCPSGDKCPLVGSSVPWAFMQGEIATILAGDIKVKKERDP, from the coding sequence ATGGCGTCCGTGCAAGCGTCCCGCCGCCAGTGGTGCTACCTGTGCGACCTGCCCAAGATGCCGTGGGCCATGGTGTGGGACTTCAGCGAGGCCGTGTGCCGCGGGTGCGTGAATTTCGAGGGCGCGGACCGCATCGAGCTGCTCATCGACGCCGCCCGCCAGCTCAAGCGCAGCCACGTGCTCCCCGAGGGCCGCTCGCCGGGACCCCCGGCCCTCAAGCACCCGACCTCCAAGGACCTGGCCTCCGCGGGCTCGCAGGGCTCCCAGTTGCCACCCCCGCAGGCCCAGGCGCAGCCATCGGGGACCGGAGGGAGCGTCTCGGGCCCGGACCGCTATGACAGGGCCACTTCATCCACCCGCCTGGCGCTGCCTTCGCCGGCTTTGGAGTACACCCTGGGGTCCCGGCTGGCCAACGGGCTGGGCCGCGAGGAGGCCGTGGCAGAAGGGGCGCGCAGGGCTTTGCTtggctccatccccagcctgaTGCCCCCCGGGCTgctggcagctgcagtgtctggCCTCGGAGGCCGAGCCCTGACGCTGGCACCTGGCTTAAGCCCCGCTCGTCCCCTGTTCGGCTCCGATTTcgagaaggagaagcagcagagGAATGCGGACTGCTTGGCAGAACTGAACGAGGCCATGCGGGGCCGGGCGGAGGAGTGGCACGGGCGTCCCAAGGCTGTGCGCGAGCAGCTACTGGCGCTGTCCGCCTGTGCCCCTTTCAATGTCCGCTTCAAGAAGGACCACGGGCTGGTGGGCAGGGTGTTCGCCTTCGATGCCACCGCCCGCCCTCCCGGCTACGAGTTCGAGCTGAAGCTCTTCACCGAATACCCCTGTGGCTCCGGCAATGTGTACGCGGGGGTCCTTGCGGTCGCCCGCCAGATGTTTCATGATGCCCTGCGAGAGCCGGGCAAGGCCCTGGCCTCATCGGGCTTCAAGTACCTCGAGTACGAACGCCGCCACGGCTCAGGGGAATGGCGCCAGTTGGGAGAGCTGCTTACCGACGGGGTCCGCAGCTTCCGAGAGCCTGCCCCTGCGGAGGCCCTGCCCCAGCAGTACCCAGAACCGGTCCAAGCCGCTCTGTGTGGCCCACCACCGCGAGCCCCGTCCCGGAACCTGGCGCCCACGCCACGCCGGCGCAAGGCATCCCCTGAGCCCGAGGGCGAGTCGGGTGGGAAGATGACTacggaggagcagcagcagcggcacTGGGTGGCACCGGGTGGCCCGTACTCGACAGACACACCCGGTGTGCCCTCGCCCATCGCTGCCCTCAAGAATGTGGCCGAGGCCCTGGGCCACTCACCCAAGGACCCTGGTGGGGGTGGCGGCCCCGTGCGCACCGGGGGCGCCAGCCCAGCGGCCTCCTCCACCACCCAACCACCAACCCAGCATCGCTTGGTGGCGCGCAATGGAGAGGCAGAAGTCAGCCCCACGGCCGGTGCTGAAGCTGTCAGCGGGGGTGGTAGCGGCACAGGGGCGACCCCTGGAGCCCCCTTGTGCTGTACCCTGTGCAGAGAGAGGCTGGAAGACACCCACTTCGTGCAGTGTCCCTCGGTACCCGGACACAAGTTCTGCTTTCCTTGCTCCCGAGAGTTCATCAAGGCGCAGGGCCCCGCTGGAGAGGTGTACTGCCCCAGTGGAGACAAGTGTCCGCTGGTGGGTTCCTCGGTCCCCTGGGCCTTCATGCAGGGCGAGATCGCTACCATCCTTGCTGGAGACATCAAGGTCAAGAAAGAAAGGGACCCCTAG
- the LOC114682335 gene encoding myb-related transcription factor, partner of profilin, which yields MASATEAAAAAPGEAEETTRLRKPRFSFEENQILIREVRAHYPQLYGAQSRRVSVAERRRVWDSIASKINGITSWKRTGQEVQKRWNDFKRRTKEKLARVPHSTQGAGPAAEDAFSAEEETIFAILGPGVAGPGSGAGAEESPAAASSQPQAPTAGTQRYVLSEDRRQDRRADTPAPSKGGSSSPESWARPSCKSPEAKERESPSPAAMQPVQLPRLALSPPLPAPPPPPTPLAQVASSSPSPPPPPRPTSAPEQSLDFLRAQQETANAIRELAGTLRQGLAKLSEALSTLLPLLPGTPADPLPPPPPPPPPPPPKPALPPPAPKVDVAQEPVSVVAAVVDGAVVAARGVIMAPRSEEGVPKPPPAPPLPLHDSPPHKRKKGFPTRKRRGRWKSP from the exons ATGGCCTCGGCGaccgaggcggcggcggcggcgccgggCGAAGCGGAGGAGACCACTCGGCTCCGCAAACCGCGGTTCTCCTTCGAGGAGAACCAGATCCTGATCCGGGAGGTGCGCGCCCACTACCCTCAGCTCTACGGCGCGCAGAGCCGTCGGGTGAGCGTGGCCGAGCGGCGGCGTGTGTGGGACAGCATAGCCAGCAAGATCAACGGCATCACCAGCTGGAAGCGCACGGGCCAGGAGGTTCAGAAGCGTTGGAACGACTTCAAGCGCCGCACCAAGGAGAAGCTGGCCCGAGTGCCGCACTCCACGCAGGGCGCGGGGCCCGCTGCCGAGGACGCCTTCTCCGCGGAGGAGGAGACGATTTTCGCCATCCTGGGGCCGGGTGTGGCGGGGCCCGGGTCTGGCGCTGGGGCTGAGGAGTCCCCGGCCGCTGCCTCCTCACAGCCGCAGGCTCCGACCGCTGGTACGCAGCGGTATGTGCTGTCGGAGGACCGCAGGCAGGATCGACGGGCAG ATACCCCAGCCCCCAGCAAAGGGGGCTCCAGCAGCCCAGAGTCCTGGGCCCGACCCTCGTGCAAGTCCCCGGAAGCCAAGGAGCGTGAGTCCCCGTCCCCTGCAGCCATGCAGCCTGTCCAGCTGCCCCGCCTGGCCTTGTCTCCACCGCTCCCTGCCCCTCCACCGCCACCCACGCCGCTGGCCCAAGTGGCATCCTCATCCCCTagtccacctcctcctcctcggcccacCTCAGCCCCAGAACAGTCCCTGGACTTCCTGCGGGCTCAGCAGGAGACTGCCAATGCCATCAGGGAGCTGGCTGGCACCCTTCGGCAGGGACTGGCCAAACTGAGTGAGGCCCTCAGCACCCTGTTACCCCTTCTGCCGGGAACCCCAGCTGACCCGCTGCCTCCGCCCCCACCGCCACCTCCGCCCCCACCTCCCAAGCCAGCCCTGCCGCCACCTGCCCCCAAGGTGGATGTTGCCCAAGAGCCTGTGTCCGTGGTAGCTGCTGTCGTGGATGGGGCCGTAGTGGCAGCTAGGGGGGTGATCATGGCCCCTAGGAGCGAGGAAGGGGTGCCCAAACCACCCCCAGCTCCACCGCTTCCCCTCCACGACTCGCCAccacacaaaaggaagaaaggcttcCCTACACGGAAGAGGCGGGGCCGCTGGAAGTCTCCGTGA
- the Nanos2 gene encoding nanos homolog 2: MELPPFDMWKDYFNLSQVILTIIQGRRQRLVDQGAEVPTPSPQEKSEQEPGGSGNLATLCNFCKHNGESRHVYASHQLKTSEGVVVCPILRHYVCPLCEATGDQAHTLKYCPLNSSQQSLYRRGGRNSAGRKVKR, from the coding sequence ATGGAGCTACCACCCTTTGACATGTGGAAGGACTACTTTAACCTGAGCCAGGTGATACTGACTATAATCCAGGGCCGGAGGCAAAGGCTGGTGGATCAAGGGGCTGAagttcccacccccagcccccaggagAAGAGTGAACAGGAGCCGGGGGGCTCCGGGAACCTGGCCACCCTGTGCAACTTCTGCAAACACAACGGAGAGTCTCGCCACGTCTACGCCTCACACCAGCTGAAGACATCGGAAGGCGTGGTGGTGTGTCCCATCCTGAGGCATTACGTGTGCCCCCTGTGCGAGGCCACCGGGGACCAGGCTCACACGCTCAAGTACTGTCCGCTCAACAGCAGCCAGCAGTCTCTCTACCGGCGTGGTGGACGAAACTCCGCTGGACGCAAAGTCAAGCGATAA